A segment of the Catenuloplanes nepalensis genome:
GCGGACGACTTCGTCTACCGCTCCGACACCAACGACCTGTGGCTCTCCATCGACGAGCTGCGCGACATGATCGGCACAGGTTCCTGACATGCTCCCCTACGGACGCCAGTCCGTCGACGACGACGACATCGCGGCGGTCACGGCCGCGCTCCGGGGTGACTTCCTCACCACCGGGCCGACGGTCGGCGCGTTCGAGGCGGCGCTGACCGCGAACCTCGGCGGCACCGGCTGCGTGGCGGTCACGTCCGGCACGGCGGCGCTGCACACGGCGTACGCGGCGATCGGGGTCCGGCCCGGCGACGAGGTGATCACCACGCCGATCACGTTCGCGGCCACCGCGGCCACGGCCGCGCTGCACGGCGCCACGATCGTCTTCGCGGACGTGGAGGAGGAGACCGCGAACCTGGACGCGGCCGCGGTCGACGCCGCGGTCACCACCCGGACCAGGGCGGTCACCGCGGTCGACTACGCCGGCCACCCGGCGGAGTACGAGGCGCTGACCAAGGTGGCCCGGCGCGCGGACGCGACGCTGATCGGCGACGCGGCGCACTCGATCGGCTCGGTCTACCGCGGCGTGCCGGTCGGCTCGCTGGCGGACGTCACCACGCTGTCGTTCTTCCCGACCAAGAACCTGACCACCGGCGAGGGCGGCGCGGTCGCGGCGCGCGATCCGGCGGTGCTGGGCCGAGCCCGGCGCTTCGCCAACCAGGGCATGGTCCGCGACCGGGAGCTGCTGCGCACGCCGGACGAGGGCGGCTGGCACCAGGAGGTGCACTCGTTCGGCCTGAACTACCGGCTGCCGGACGTGCTCTGCGCGCTCGGCCTCAGCCAGCTCCGCCGCCTCGGCCAGTTCAAGGCCGCGCGCGCCCGGCTGGCCGCCCGCTACAACGAGATGCTGGCGGACGTACCCGGGCTGGGTCTTCCGGTGCAGCGCGCCTGGACCGACCCGATGTGGCACCTCTACCCGGTGCGGATCGCGGACGGCCGGCGGCGCGAGGTCTACGACCGGATGCGGGCCGCCGGGATCGGCGTGCAGGTCAACTACCTGCCGGTGCACCTGCACCCGGTCTTCGCCGACCTCGGCTACCGGCGCGGGATGTGCCCGGTCGCGGAACGGTTCTACGGCGAGCAGCTGTCGCTGCCGCTCTTCACCGACCTCACGGACGCCGACCAGGAGCGGGCCGTCGAGGCGCTGCGGGCCGTCCTGGGCTGATGCACCACGCGAACCACTTCTACGGGCACGCGCACGTGCTGGCCCGCTACTGCGGACTGGACGACGCGAACCCGCCCCGGATCGCCGGCTACCTGCAGCACGGGTGGAACATCGGCGACGGGCTGGGCGAGGGCACCCGGCTGGTCGCCGGGCGGCCCACGTTCGCCTGGTCGGAGGCGACGGCCCGGCGGGCGCGACTGGCCGGGCGGCCGGCCGTGGTGATCGGCGCGCCGTTCGCGTACCTGATCGCGCACGCGGAGCGGGTGCTGGCGGCGGAACGGCCCCGGCTGGCCCCACCGGAGCTGAGCGCGCCCCCGCCGGGCGACATGCGGCGGACCGGCACGATCTGGTACCCGTTCCACGGCTGGGAGAAGCAGAAGGTCCGCGGCGACCACGACGCGCTGATCGACGCGATCAGGTCGGTGGAGACCGAGCCGGTCACGGTCTGCCTCTACTGGCAGGACCACGACGACCGGCGGGTCCGCGGCCGGTACGAGCGGGCCGGCTTCCGGGTGATCTGCCACGGCCGCCGCGGGCTGAAGTGGCGCGGCACCGACCCGCGCTTCCTCGACCGGCAACTCGCCGAGCTGCGCGGGCACCGCCGGGTCGCCTCCAACCGGCTCTCCACCGCGATCTTCCACGGCATCGCGGCCGGCTGCGAACCGGCCGTCTACGGCGACCCGATGACGCTCACCGGCGAGGACCCGAGGTACGGCGGCCACGCCCGGGTGCGCCGTCAGTGGTCCGCACTGCACGGCGAGCGGATCGACCCGCGCACCGCGCGCGAGGCGGCCCGCACCGAGCTCGGACTCGATCACCTGGCCGGCCCGGACGAGCTGCGCGACCTGCTCGGCTGGCCCCAGGACTCCCCCCTTCCCGCACCGGCCACACCGGATCCGAGGGCGACCCGTGTCAGATCTTGATCAATCCGTCCACCTGATCGGCGGCGAGGCCATGGCCTGCTCCGACGCGGAGCACGCGGCCGGCGGCGCCGCGCTGGAGCTGCTGGCCGGCGCGTACGCGGGCGCGGAGACCCGGGTGCTGCTCGCCGGCCCGCACACCACCGCGCTGACCGACGCGCTCGCCGACCGGTGCGCGGCCGTGACCTGCCTGGTCCGCTCGCACGCCGACGCGCGGGCGCTGGCCCGCCGGCACGAGCGCAACCCGCGCGTCCGGGTGCTCTGCGGCAGCCTGGACGCGTTCACGCCGGGTGCCGGCCACGACCTGGTGCTGGCGCTCGGCGGGCTGTCCCGGCTGCACAGCCCGGACGGCGCCCGGCTGACCTGGCAGGCCGCGCTGGACCGGCTGACCGGCGCGGTGGCCGGCGCGGGCGTGCTGCTGCTCGGCGTGGAGAACCCGCTCGGCGCGCACCGGCTGACCGCGGCCGGCGGGCTGCCCGCGCCGGACCCGGCCGAGCCGGTCGGGCACAACGCGCTGGTGGCGTGGCTGCGCGAGGCCGGGCTGCACGTGGCGCCGAGCTACGCGGCGTTCGCGGAGCCGGCCCGGCCGACCGTGCTGGCGCGCACCCCCGAGCTGGACGCCGCCTCCGGCACGGTGCCGCTGCTGGCCGCGGAGGCCGCGGCCGCGTTCGGCGCCGCCACCCGCCGCCGGCCGCTGCTGGACGATCCGCGCCGGCTGGCCGGGGCGGCGCTGCGGGCCGGGATGGGCGCGCAGCTCGCACCGGCCTGGATCGTGGCGGCCGGCCGGCAGCCGGTCTGCCCGCGCGAGCCGCTGCCGCCCGCGTTCGTCGCCGGCGGCGCGCACGCCGCGCACTGGGACACCGCGGTGGCCTACGAGCGCGCGGACGACGGCCAGTGGTCGCGGCGGCTGCTCTCCGACTCCGGCGCCACGCTGCGCCTGGTCGGCCGGGTCACCCGCATGCCGGAGCTGCTCACCGGCCGGGTCGCGCCGGACCGGACGCTTGCGGACCTGCTGCTGGCCGCGTGCGCGGAGCACGACCTGCCCGCGGTCCGGCGGCTGCTGCGCGGTTACGCGGACTGGCTGGCCGGCTCGCCGCCGAGCGGCCACCTCGCGTTCGCCACCTGCGACAACGTGCTCACCGACGGCACCCGGCACGAGCTGCTGGACCCGTCCTGGCACCTGTCCGCGCCGATCCCGATGGATGAGGTGCTGGCCCGGGCGCTGCGCGGCTTCGCGGTCACGCTGCTCACCGCCGGGCTGCCGCACCCGTGGCCGGCCAGCCTGGACGTGGAGAGCCTGACCGTGTCGCTGGCCGCGGCGGCCGGGCGCCCGCTGACCCGGGAGGCCGTACGCGCGGCCGTGGCGCTGGAGTGCGAGATCCAGGCCGCGCGCTGGCTGCTGCCCGAGCAGGCCGAGCAGGAGTTGCGCTGCGAACTGGGCACGGTCACCGCCCGGCACACCGCGCTGGCCGCGCGCGACTGGCGCGCGATGACCGGCGCGATGGACCGGCTGGCCGCGGAGCTGGCCGAGGCGCGCGACGAGATCGCCTGGTGGGAGGAGCGGGTGCGCGCCTCGAACCGCGAGCACGAGCGCCACCTGCATCTTTATCAGAACTCGCGCAGTTTCATGGTCGGCCGCGCGGTCACCGCACCGCTGCGCCTGGCCCGCCAGACCGTCCGAAGAGTCTCCAGGAGTGGCAAGTGAGTCCCGTTCCCACCGTGAAGCTGCGCCCGGCGACCGACGACGACCGGGACCTGGTGCTGCGCTGGCGCAACCACGAGGTGGTCCGGCAGGCCAGCTTCACCACGCACGTGATCGCGCCGGACGAGCACGCCGCCTGGTGGTCGCGCGTCGCCGCGGACGACTCCCGGCACGTGCTGATCGCCTGCGCCGACGACGTGCCGGTCGGCGTGGTCATCCTCAACGAGGCCGAACCCGGGACCGAAACCGGCGGCGGTGCGGACTGGAGCTTCTACCTGGACGTGGACGGGCTGGAGGCGCGCCGCGCGCTGCTGCCCACCTGGATCGCCACCGAGATCGCCACGCTGGACCACGCGTTCGGGCCCGCCGGGTACGCCGAGCTGCGCGGCGAGGCGCTGGCGAGGAACTCGGCCGTGGTCAAGCTGCACGAACGCTTCGGTTTCACCGTCACCGGCGAGTACCAGCGCGAGGTGGACGGCGAGACCGAGACGGTCCTGCGCTACGCGCTCACGGCCGCCGCCTATCGAAAGGAAGGGACCGCATGACGGACCGCCAGACCCGCATCGATCACCAGTACGTCGGTACGGCCCACCCGCCGTTCGTCATCGCCGAGATGTCCGGCAACCACAACGGGGATCTGCAGCGCGCGCTGCGGATCGTGGACGCGATCGCGGACGCCGGCGCCAGCGCGCTGAAGATCCAGACGTACCGCGCGGACACGCTCACCATCGACGTGGACGGCCCGCGCTTCCGGATCAGCGACGGCCACGAGCTGTGGGGCGGCGAGAACCTCTACCGGTTGTACGAGCGCGCGCACACGCCCTGGGAGTGGCACGAGCCGATCTTCGACCGGGCCCGGGAGCGCGGGCTGATCGCGTTCTCCAGTCCGTTCGACCCGACCGCGGTCGACCTGCTGGAGAAGCTGAACGCGCCGGCGTACAAGATCGCCTCGTCCGAGCTGGTGGACCTGCCGCTGATCCGGCTGGCCGCGTCCACCGGCAAGCCGCTGATCATGTCGACCGGCATGGCGAACGTGGCGGAGATCGACGCCGCGGTCCGGGCCGCGCGCGGCGCCGGCTGCGCGAACCCGATCCTGCTCTCCTGCACCGCCACCTACCCGGCGCCGGTCGAGGCCGCGAACCTGCGCCGGATCCCGGTGCTGGCGGACGCGTTCGGCACGATCGCCGGCCTCTCCGACCACACGCCCGGCATCGGCGTGGCGGTCGCGTCCGTCGCGCTCGGCGCCGCCGTGATCGAGAAGCACGTGACGCTGTCCCGTGCCGAGGGCGGCGTGGACGCGGAGTTCTCGCTGGAGCCGGCCGAGCTGGCCGCGCTGGTGGTCGAGGCGCGGCGCGCGCACGCGGCGCTGGGCTCGCCACGGATCGGCGCGGACCAGTCCGAGGAGGAGGGCCTGCGCTACCGGCGGTCGCTCTACGTGGTCGAGGACGTGGCGGCCGGGGACACCGTCACCCGGGACAACGTGCGCTCCATCCGGCCGGCCGGCGGCCTCCCACCCGGCGACATCGACCTGGTGCTGGGCCGCGTGTTCCGCTCCGCCTACCCGAAGGGGACGCCGCTGACCTGGGACATCGTCTGATGATCCGGGCGGCCGCCGCGCGGGTGGGGCGCGCGGCGGTCGCTCAGTTCGCGGTGACCGAGAAGGAGTTCGTGACGAAGTCCCTGCCGCCGGCCGAGCTGGTGATCTCGTAACCGAACTGGACGTTGCCCACGGTCACGTCGCCCCACCAGCCGTTCGTGCGCAGCCACTGCGCGATCGCCCGGATGTCCACCGTGCCGGAGCTGGTGTTGCCGGTGCGGACGAACGAGTAGACGTTGTTCGCGCCGTTCGACCCGCGGTAGATCTGCCAGGTGTGGCCGCCGACGCTCTGCGTGGTCTGCAGCGTGCCGAGCGGGCCGACCGCGCCGTACTTGTTCATCCACAGCATGATCTCGTGGGCGTTGTCCGAGGACCAGATGTCGTACGCCGTGGTGAACGCGACGCCGCTGGTGGGCACCGTGACGTTGAAGCTGCTCGTGGTGGTGCCCAGCGCGCTGACCTTCTTGCCGACCCACTTCGTGGCGTTCGGGTAGGACTTGATGCCGCCGGTGTTCGGGTGGTTCGCCCAGACCCCCCAGCTGCTGTACGAGTCGGCCCAGATGGTCTGAGCGCCGTACCCGTTGCCCCAGATGTTGTTGTAGAGCGTGTAGCCGCCGTTGGTCCATGTGCCCCAGCGGTCGGTGGACGACCAGACCGCGGCGTGGGCGGGAGCGGCGACGGTGAGCGTCAGCGCGACGACGAGCGCGCCGACGGCGAGACGTGCGGTACGCAGCACGATCACACCTCCGTAAATCGGACGAGTAACGCGAATCGTACCCACGTTAGTTTTGTGTCTAAACGAAGTCAAGTGGCGCTCATCGATGTCTGAGGACAGCGAAAAGGGCCCCGCGGTGGGGGCCCTTTCGCGGCGGAGCCGCTACCGCGCGCGCCGCGCCAGCAGGACGGCCGTCGAGCCGACGGCGACCAGCGCCACGCCCGCGAGCACGGTCAGCACCACGTCCGGGCCGGTGATCGGCAGCGTGGGCACGTCGTTCTTCGGCGGTGCCGCGACCGCGGAGGTGGTCGCCGACGGTGCCGGCGACGCGGTGCCGGACGGTGCCGGCGAGGCCGGCGCGTCCCGCTCGGCGATCCACTGCGCCACGTCCCGCGGCGTGCCGACCGCCTCGGTGAACGGCGGCAGGTAGCCCTCGGTCTGGCCGGCCAGGTTCGGGTGCAGGATGGTGCCGTCGGACTGGCCCTCGAAGCCGACCACCCACGGCGCGGCCGAGCAGATCTCATGACCGGCGAACGCGTCCTCGACGTTCACGTAGGCCACACCGGCCAGCTTCGCCTGCGCGGCCAGCACCGCGTTCAGCCCGCCCATCACGCGGTTGCCCAGTGCCCGGATCTCCGCCGGGATGTCGGCGCCGGCGCAGGTGCCGGTCGGCGAGAACGGCTGCGGGTAGCCGGTGAGCACGACCTTCGCCTTCGGCGCCTTCTCCTTGACCGTGGTCAGCACGGTGCCGACCGCGGCCGGCAGCGTGGTCTGCAGTGCGGTCGTGATCGCGGCCTGCGCCGCCGCGCAGTCCGTCTCCCGGCCCGGCGTCATGCACGCCACGAACGCGCCGGTCACGCCCAGGTCGTTGGCGCCGGCCGTGATGCTGACCAGATCGGTCTCACCGGTCACCGCGGCGGCCGCGGCGAGCACGTCGGAGGTCTTGCCGCCGCTGCAGGTGGCGACCGTCAGCCGGACCTGCTTCGCGTCCGTGCCGGTCCACAGGCGGGGGTAGGCGCCCGCCGAGTTCCGGCAGGGGTCGAGCGGCGCCCCGGCGCCCACACCCGCCGCGTACGAGTCACCGAGCGCCACGTAGTCCACCGTGGGCGGTGCGGCGGCGGCCTGAGCCGGCGCGCCGAACCCCACCGTGGCCAGGAGCGCGACCGACACGGCCGCGGCACCGCGAAGAACACCGGACAAAGACAAGACCATCTCCTCAACACCATGCGGGGGTACGCCGTCGAGCAGGCTGACATGCTTCGATAGCCCAAGGGAAGCCCAAGTGATGTTCATTCTCGATTCATCTCGGACACGAGATCCCGCCGCCCACGAGAGCGCCCCGCCGGCCGTGTGGCCGGCGGGGCGCTCCCCGTTGTTCCTACCGCTTACTTCACCGTGATGAAGGCGTTCTGCCAGCGGACCTTGCCGTCCTTGTCCCAGCCGCCGGCCAGGGCGCGCTTGCCGCCCTTGGTGGCGTTCGCCGGGATCTGGATGGCCGAGGCGAACGTGCCGTCCGCCTTCGCGGTCGCGCCGCCGACCCGGACCTTCGAGCTGCCCGAGTACAGGTACACCCAGACCGACTCGCCCGGCTTCCAGCCGTAGCCGGAGATGGTGGTCCGCGAGTTGCGGTACAGGACGTACCCGCCGCTGCTCGACAGGCCGCCACCGGCGGGCGAGGTCGCCGGCCAGACGATGGCCGGCAGGGCGGCGTCCGGCGTACCGGTGACCCCCGTGGACCAGTCGCCGTTGACCGCACCGTTGACCGCGCGGACCGTGACCGTGTACTGCGTGCCGCCCATCAGGCCGCGGATGGTGCAGACCTTGTTCTCGGCACCGGTCGCGGCGCACCAGAACGACGTCCCACCGGCGACGGCCATCGCCTGGTACTTGGTGGCACCGGTCACGCCGTTCCACTCGACCCGCAGGCCCTGGGCGACGTTGGTGACCTTGACGTCGGCCGGGATGCCCGGCTTGCCGCCCGGCACCGTGCCGGGACCGTCGACGGTCACCTCGGAGCTGCCCGCGGCAGCGGTGTTCGCCCAGATCGTGTACTTCGTGCCCGCGGCCGGGGCGTCGAAGGTGCACTCCAGCGGCGTGGCCGAGGCCAGGATCTCGCAGGAGTTGCCGGCCGGCGCCGACTTCACCGTGTAGCTGGTGATGGCGAGCGCGGTGCTGGCCGGCGCCTTCCAGGAGACCTTGACCTTGCCGCCCTCGATCGCCTCGGCCTTGGCGTCGGTGACCGGTCCGGGCGGACCGGCGACCACGGCGCTGCTGCTCACGGTCTTGGAGTCGTCGTTACCGGCGACACCCAGCGACTTGATGGCGAACGTGTAGCTGGTGCCACTGGTCAGACCGTTGACGGTGCAGCTGACCACGTCGTCCGTGGAGACGTAGGCGGCGGTGCAGGTCTTGCCGTCCGGCGCCGAGGTGACCGTGTAGGACGCGATGCCCGCGCCCAGGTCGGACGGCCGGCGGAAGCTGACCTTGACCGCACCCGGACCGGACGGCGTGGCGCCGGCCAGGTACGGGATGCCCGGAGCACCGGTCGCCGAGGTGACCTTCTCGCTGTCCGAGTAGTAGTCCGTGTCGACGGAGAGCGCGCGCACCCAGTAGGAGCGGGTACCCGGCGCACCGATGATGTCGAACTCACACTCGGTCGACGTGGCGGTCACACCGGTCAACTTGTTGCAGTCGGCCGAGATGTCGCCGTCCGCGCTGTTGTACACGCGCAGCGAGTGCACCGGCACCTGGTTGCCGGTCGGCAGCGCCCAGGTGACCTTCACCGTGTCGGTGTCGACCGGCTCGACCTTGACCCCGGTCGGGGCGGCCGGACGGCCGACCACGTCGTAGGAGTCGGTGTAGGACGTGGTGGTCGCACCGATGATGCCACCCAGCGCCTTGACCTTGAACTTGTAGCTCCGGCCGGCCTCGAGACCGGTGATGCCACAGCTCATCGTCGTGATGTTCTGGCAGGTGTCGGTCACCGACTTGACGCTCGGCGACGCCTCCACCGAGTACACCGGCGTCGGCGAGCCCTTCTGCGCGGTCGGGTTGTTGGCCGGCGCGGTCCACTTCAGCAGGATCGCGGTGCCGGTCATCAGCTCGGGAGCCGAGATGACGGGCATCGACGGCGAGCCACCGTAGTAGGTGGTGGCCGCCGCGTCCGAGCCGCCGACCGAGTTGTTCGCGACGACGCGCACGGTGTACTGCTTACCGTCCACGAGGCCGGTCACCGGGCAACTGGTCGTCACGTTGCCGCACGAGTAGACCGGGTCGGTCGTGAGCAGGTCCGCCGTGGTCTCGGCGACCGTGACGGTGTAGTCCACCACCGGTCCGCCCGCGGTGGCGGGCGTCCACATGACCTCGCCGTCGTGCGTTCCGGGCGGGCCACCGGTCACGTCCGTGGTCGCGTTCACGATCACGTCGAGCGGCGCACCCGGCCGGCCCGGCGTGATGGCGCCGGACGCGGTTGAGGACGTGATGCCGGTGTCACCGCCACCGATCGCGTTGACCCAGAACTTGTACGACTTGGCCGGGTCGAGACCCTCGATCACGCACGTCGTGCCCGAGGTGGCGCAGCCGGGGCTTCCCGGCGTGGTGGTCACCGTGTAGGACGCCGCACCGGCCGCGGCGGTCCACGACAGGTCCACCTTGCCGGAGCCGGTGACCGTCGGGTAACCCATGGTCCAGGTCGGCTTGTCCGGCGGGCCGGGCGTCGCCGTGGTGGAGGCGCTCGCCGAGGTGCCCTTCGACGTCTCCTCGGCGGTCTCGTAACCGGCGACCGTCACGGAGACCGTCTTGCGGGGCTCGAGGCCACCGATGAGGCAGCTGGTCGTGGTTACGTTACAGGTGGCCGTGTCACCGTCGGTGTCCGTCGCGGTGGCGATGTAGTGGTGGACCGTCGCGCCCGGGATCGCGTTCCACGTGACCCAGACCGACTCCTGCTTCGGCGTGACGGTCACCCCGGTCGGGGCGGCCAGCGCCGCGGCGGCCGGGGCCGCCAGCAGGGTTGTAGAGAGAGCACCCGCGAAGGCCACAGCGCCGAGACGGGCGCTCAAACCTTCCCGTGGTGCCCAGCGTGAGCGCGTTGCGCGCTCGCCGCCATGGACTATCGACATTCTTTCTACCCCCGTGTGGGTGCGGCCGGCACCTGAGTTGACCGGCGGAGACTCTCCGTAAGGTAAGCCAGCACAGAGGGTGATTGTTGGCGTTTCGCGCATATCGGTCGTGACTTGCGCTGCCGAGTCCCGATTTGGTCACATCACGACCGTTCCGGCCCGCTTCTACCAAGCGGTCCGGCCACCATCGACGACAACGTTCGCACCGGTCACATACGTCGATCGTGGCGAGGCCAGGAACATCAGCGCGGTGGCCAGCTCCGCCGGCTCCCCCACCCGCCCCAGCGGCGTCTGTGCGCCCAGCCGTCCCACCAGACCCGGCTCCGCGCCCGGGCCGGGGAACGCGCCGGGGGTCAGCGTGTTCACCCGCACGCCCAGCGGGCCCAGCTCCGCCGCCGCGTACCGGGCCAGTTGCCGCACACCGGCCTTGACCGCGCCGTAGTAGGGCGGATTCCCGGCCGCCGGGTCGTCGTAGACCGGGCGCGGGCTGACCAGGCCGTACATGGAGGACACCGCGATCACCGACGGCGAGCCGTCCACCGCGGCCTCGCACAGCAGGTCCCGCGTCGCGGACAGCAGCCGCTGGAACGCGATCAGCGCCAGATCCGCCGCCTCCGCGTAGTCTCCCGGGGAGGCGGTGGCCAGTGACCCGGCCCGGCCCACGTGTGCCGCATGTACCAGCACGTCCAGCCGCCCTGTGCTGTCACGAACCGCCTCGCCGAGCGACGCCACGG
Coding sequences within it:
- a CDS encoding DegT/DnrJ/EryC1/StrS family aminotransferase encodes the protein MLPYGRQSVDDDDIAAVTAALRGDFLTTGPTVGAFEAALTANLGGTGCVAVTSGTAALHTAYAAIGVRPGDEVITTPITFAATAATAALHGATIVFADVEEETANLDAAAVDAAVTTRTRAVTAVDYAGHPAEYEALTKVARRADATLIGDAAHSIGSVYRGVPVGSLADVTTLSFFPTKNLTTGEGGAVAARDPAVLGRARRFANQGMVRDRELLRTPDEGGWHQEVHSFGLNYRLPDVLCALGLSQLRRLGQFKAARARLAARYNEMLADVPGLGLPVQRAWTDPMWHLYPVRIADGRRREVYDRMRAAGIGVQVNYLPVHLHPVFADLGYRRGMCPVAERFYGEQLSLPLFTDLTDADQERAVEALRAVLG
- a CDS encoding GNAT family N-acetyltransferase; translated protein: MSPVPTVKLRPATDDDRDLVLRWRNHEVVRQASFTTHVIAPDEHAAWWSRVAADDSRHVLIACADDVPVGVVILNEAEPGTETGGGADWSFYLDVDGLEARRALLPTWIATEIATLDHAFGPAGYAELRGEALARNSAVVKLHERFGFTVTGEYQREVDGETETVLRYALTAAAYRKEGTA
- the pseI gene encoding pseudaminic acid synthase — translated: MTDRQTRIDHQYVGTAHPPFVIAEMSGNHNGDLQRALRIVDAIADAGASALKIQTYRADTLTIDVDGPRFRISDGHELWGGENLYRLYERAHTPWEWHEPIFDRARERGLIAFSSPFDPTAVDLLEKLNAPAYKIASSELVDLPLIRLAASTGKPLIMSTGMANVAEIDAAVRAARGAGCANPILLSCTATYPAPVEAANLRRIPVLADAFGTIAGLSDHTPGIGVAVASVALGAAVIEKHVTLSRAEGGVDAEFSLEPAELAALVVEARRAHAALGSPRIGADQSEEEGLRYRRSLYVVEDVAAGDTVTRDNVRSIRPAGGLPPGDIDLVLGRVFRSAYPKGTPLTWDIV
- a CDS encoding GH12 family glycosyl hydrolase domain-containing protein; the encoded protein is MLRTARLAVGALVVALTLTVAAPAHAAVWSSTDRWGTWTNGGYTLYNNIWGNGYGAQTIWADSYSSWGVWANHPNTGGIKSYPNATKWVGKKVSALGTTTSSFNVTVPTSGVAFTTAYDIWSSDNAHEIMLWMNKYGAVGPLGTLQTTQSVGGHTWQIYRGSNGANNVYSFVRTGNTSSGTVDIRAIAQWLRTNGWWGDVTVGNVQFGYEITSSAGGRDFVTNSFSVTAN
- a CDS encoding SGNH/GDSL hydrolase family protein: MSVALLATVGFGAPAQAAAAPPTVDYVALGDSYAAGVGAGAPLDPCRNSAGAYPRLWTGTDAKQVRLTVATCSGGKTSDVLAAAAAVTGETDLVSITAGANDLGVTGAFVACMTPGRETDCAAAQAAITTALQTTLPAAVGTVLTTVKEKAPKAKVVLTGYPQPFSPTGTCAGADIPAEIRALGNRVMGGLNAVLAAQAKLAGVAYVNVEDAFAGHEICSAAPWVVGFEGQSDGTILHPNLAGQTEGYLPPFTEAVGTPRDVAQWIAERDAPASPAPSGTASPAPSATTSAVAAPPKNDVPTLPITGPDVVLTVLAGVALVAVGSTAVLLARRAR
- a CDS encoding fibronectin type III domain-containing protein, with the protein product MAFAGALSTTLLAAPAAAALAAPTGVTVTPKQESVWVTWNAIPGATVHHYIATATDTDGDTATCNVTTTSCLIGGLEPRKTVSVTVAGYETAEETSKGTSASASTTATPGPPDKPTWTMGYPTVTGSGKVDLSWTAAAGAASYTVTTTPGSPGCATSGTTCVIEGLDPAKSYKFWVNAIGGGDTGITSSTASGAITPGRPGAPLDVIVNATTDVTGGPPGTHDGEVMWTPATAGGPVVDYTVTVAETTADLLTTDPVYSCGNVTTSCPVTGLVDGKQYTVRVVANNSVGGSDAAATTYYGGSPSMPVISAPELMTGTAILLKWTAPANNPTAQKGSPTPVYSVEASPSVKSVTDTCQNITTMSCGITGLEAGRSYKFKVKALGGIIGATTTSYTDSYDVVGRPAAPTGVKVEPVDTDTVKVTWALPTGNQVPVHSLRVYNSADGDISADCNKLTGVTATSTECEFDIIGAPGTRSYWVRALSVDTDYYSDSEKVTSATGAPGIPYLAGATPSGPGAVKVSFRRPSDLGAGIASYTVTSAPDGKTCTAAYVSTDDVVSCTVNGLTSGTSYTFAIKSLGVAGNDDSKTVSSSAVVAGPPGPVTDAKAEAIEGGKVKVSWKAPASTALAITSYTVKSAPAGNSCEILASATPLECTFDAPAAGTKYTIWANTAAAGSSEVTVDGPGTVPGGKPGIPADVKVTNVAQGLRVEWNGVTGATKYQAMAVAGGTSFWCAATGAENKVCTIRGLMGGTQYTVTVRAVNGAVNGDWSTGVTGTPDAALPAIVWPATSPAGGGLSSSGGYVLYRNSRTTISGYGWKPGESVWVYLYSGSSKVRVGGATAKADGTFASAIQIPANATKGGKRALAGGWDKDGKVRWQNAFITVK
- a CDS encoding SDR family NAD(P)-dependent oxidoreductase, with the protein product MSAPVDLTDLFGLEGRTAVVTGATGRLGRTFASVLAGAGATVWAVSRSGGSVDGTRPFACDVTSDAAVASLGEAVRDSTGRLDVLVHAAHVGRAGSLATASPGDYAEAADLALIAFQRLLSATRDLLCEAAVDGSPSVIAVSSMYGLVSPRPVYDDPAAGNPPYYGAVKAGVRQLARYAAAELGPLGVRVNTLTPGAFPGPGAEPGLVGRLGAQTPLGRVGEPAELATALMFLASPRSTYVTGANVVVDGGRTAW